The following are encoded together in the Serratia sp. UGAL515B_01 genome:
- the pgsA gene encoding CDP-diacylglycerol--glycerol-3-phosphate 3-phosphatidyltransferase — MQLNIPTWLTLFRVVLIPFFVLAFYLPFVWAPMLCAVIFVFAAVTDWFDGFLARRWEQTTRFGAFLDPVADKVMVAVALVLVAEHYHTWWITLPAATMIAREIIISSLREWMAEIGKRSSVAVSWIGKVKTTAQMVSLVGLLWRPERTVEYVAFVLLYIAAVLTFWSMFQYLNAARKDLLEP, encoded by the coding sequence ATGCAATTGAATATACCGACGTGGCTTACCCTGTTTCGCGTAGTCTTGATCCCATTCTTTGTTCTGGCTTTTTATCTGCCGTTCGTTTGGGCACCAATGCTCTGCGCTGTCATTTTTGTATTTGCTGCCGTAACCGATTGGTTTGACGGCTTTTTAGCTCGTCGTTGGGAGCAGACTACCCGCTTCGGTGCTTTCCTTGACCCTGTTGCTGATAAAGTGATGGTTGCGGTCGCTTTGGTACTGGTGGCAGAACATTACCACACGTGGTGGATAACTTTGCCTGCGGCAACCATGATTGCCAGAGAGATCATTATTTCCTCGTTGCGTGAATGGATGGCTGAGATCGGCAAACGCAGTAGCGTAGCTGTATCATGGATTGGAAAAGTAAAAACGACGGCGCAAATGGTTTCATTGGTTGGCTTGTTATGGCGCCCAGAGCGGACTGTTGAATACGTAGCGTTTGTGTTGCTTTACATCGCTGCGGTACTGACTTTCTGGTCGATGTTCCAGTATTTGAATGCAGCGCGTAAGGATCTACTAGAACCTTGA
- a CDS encoding Arm DNA-binding domain-containing protein, whose product MAHLTIRRAKAARKPYTLKDGGGLYLNINSNGTKSWLFRFYWQGRHLWHLSDCRS is encoded by the coding sequence ATGGCTCACCTGACCATTCGCCGTGCCAAAGCCGCCCGCAAACCCTACACCCTCAAAGACGGGGGAGGGCTGTATCTCAACATCAACAGCAATGGCACCAAAAGCTGGCTCTTCCGCTTCTACTGGCAAGGCCGCCACCTTTGGCACCTATCCGACTGTAGATCTTAA